GGCGCGCGGTGCGGGCCGTAGTTGTTGCGGTCTCGACGGGAGGGCCGCGAGCCTTATCACAGTTGGTCACCGAGTTGGACCCACAGCTCGACCAGCCGGTGTTCATCGTGCAGCACATCCCGCCGGAATTTACGAAACCGTTGGCCGAGAGCCTGGCCCGGCAGTCGGGCCGGCGCGTCGTTGAAGGCGTTCAAGGCGACTTGGTGCAGCCGCGCACGATCTACATTGCACCGGGCGGCCAACACATGCTGCTGCGGACGGTTCGCGAGGGCGTGCGCATCGTACTCAATCAGCAACCGCCGGAGAACGGGTTCCGCCCCTCCGCCAACGTGCTGTTCCGCTCGGCGCCTCTGGCTTACGGCGGGGATGTCGTCGCGGTCGTGCTCACGGGCATGGGCAACGACGGCAGTGAGGGAATTGAGCCAATCAAACGGGCGGGCGGTCTGGTCCTCGTTCAGGATGAGGCGTCCAGCGTCGTCTGGGGCATGCCGGGCAGCGCCGTGGCGACCGGACACGTGGACGAGGTGTTACCTCTAAATCAGATAGCGGCGCGCATCAATTCTCTTTGCAAAAAGCGGTCCCCCTGACATGTTGCCGCTGCCGCAGGTCACCTTTGATCGGCTCGCACAGCTCATTTACGGGTTGTGCGGCCTGGTGCTTACCAACGACAAAGCGTACCTGATTCATCATCGCCTGGAGCCCATCGTCACTCAGTCCGGTCTGCGAGACTACGACGAACTGTGCGATCGGCTCCGCTCTCCCACCTTGTCGCCCCTTCACGAACAGGTCATCGAAGCGATCACGACGCACGAAACCTCCTTCTTTCGCGACGGCCAATCATTTGAGGCGCTGCGGCAAGTTCTTTTGCCCGAACTGGTCGAGGCGGCGGGGCAGCGGAAACGGGCGCTGGGCGTCCGCCCGCACGGTCGGATCTGGTGCGCGGGCGCCTCGACCGGTGAGGAAGCTTACAGTGTGGCCATTTTACTCGATGAACTGGTACAGGGCCGACCTCGGCGCGACCTCGGCCTCGGTGATTTCGCCTTCCTTGCCACCGACATTTCCCCCGGCGTTTTGGACGTGGCCCGTGCCGGCGTCTACAGCGACCGTAACGTCGCGCGGGTCCGGTCCCCGTACCTGCGCCGCTACTTCAAGCAACAACTCAACGACTGGCAGGTCGTTGAGCCGCTGCGCCGCTTCATCGACTTCCGCCGCGCCAACCTCCTGGATGGTACGCCGAGCGCCGGCCTGTTCGATCTCGTCCTGTGCCGCAATGTGCTGATTTACTTCGATGAAGAGACCCGGCGCCGCATCTGCCGTCGGTTTCACGCGGTGGTACGCCCCGGTGGGGCGCTGGTGCTCGGGGCGGCGGAGAACCTCTACGGTGTTTCCGAGGGCTTCACTTCGGAACAGCACGGTTCCGCGTTCTTCTATCGCAAGGGCGTGTCGGACTGATCGCGTTTCGAGATCAGAACCAGTTGGGTGAACCTCTGTCCGATGTTCCCCCGGCGCCTCCGCGCCGAACCGCCCCAGCGGGTTCGTCGGGCGCGCCGATCCGGATGGGATTGCTCCTTTGGATTCCTTGCTTAACAGTTTCCGCAAAAGCGCGAGCGTTCGATGCAGTTGCTCATCGGTCACGTGCGCGAAGTCGTGAGCGCTTCGCCCGCACCGGGGCACGGCGGCGCAGCCATTCCTCGGACCAGCGTGCCCAACTCCTTCAGTTCGGACCGGCTCAATCGGCGGAAGTCGACAAGCCGCAGCGCGTGTGCAGCGGCTTGTCGACCCACCCGCATCTCGGGCACGGGCGAGCGCGTCGCACGCGCCCGAGTTTGACCACGCGATTCCGGTTCACGACCGCACCTCCGGCTCGTTCTCAAGTGATTCCGTCGCTCTACGATGACGAGCACGTGGCACCAACCGCACCGAGCCCCAGTGCGACCCGCGTCACTCGGTACGTGCCCTTCGGGCGCGAGCCGGAACCGGCGCGACCCGTGCCAGGGGTCGGTGTCCTCCAACTTCTGTACCCGCGCCGACCGCCGCATGACGTTCGCTCTCGCTCAGACCCGGCGCATCACGGCATCGAGTGCGTCCAGGATCTGCTCGCCGGTGGCCGGGAGCAAGTCGGTCCGGGTACGCGCCCGGGTGCTGCTCGTGTACGAGTCGGAGTGGGTAGTGGCCCCACTGACAGCACGTCCCTGGGCTAACGGGATGAGTGAAGTTACCTAGTTCGGACCCGACCCTACCGTGCTCGCGTTGCGCCGGTGAGCATGTGGTGCGTAACGGTGCGAACGAGTCGGGCCCCCCGACGTCCCGGTGCCGCGGGTGCGTCCGGCGAGTTGTGGCGGCCCCGAAGTAGGCCCCGCTGAGCCCCGAGGATCAGGCCCGAGTGAGCCGGTTGTTGGCCGATCGACTCGGGGTGCGGGACAGCGCTTGAGCCACCGGTCGAGCCCGATCCTGGGTCCAGCGGTTCGTCAACACCTTGTACCGAGAGGACACCCCGCACGGCCCCGGTCCGGACCCCAAAAAGTCGGTCCGGTCGTGGTGATCGAGGCCAACGAGATATGGAGTTTCGTGGGTTCCAAGGGCGACGTGCGGTGGGTCTGGGTGGCCCGGGACGCGGGCACCCGGCGGGTTCTCGCGGACTTCAGCGTCCCCGCGAACGCCCGCAGGACGGCTTCCTTCCGGTCCTTGTCTTTCTCCGACTTCCCCTTCGCCCGCATGACCGGGAGGAACTCGTCGAGGTGTTCGGCCGCGCCCCGTTTGAGGTGCTCCTTGCGGGGGTCGGTCATCTCCGCCTGCCCCCGCTCGAGGGCAGTGTTCATTTTCGCGAGTTTCGAGACCGACGCGGCCTTGTCGGTGAACAGCTTCACCTTGATCTGCTTCGAGCCGTCGCGGCGGTAGGCGTACCAGTTGGCCGATTCTTCCTTCACCTTCACGGAACCGGGCGTGCCGGGGGCGACCTGCTTTTTGCCCAGCAGGTGGCGGGTCCGGGTGATTTTGATGAGGGTGAACAGCGACATCGGGGCTCCTTTTCGGCGGGTGGAGACCCATTATTCGGTCTAGCAGACCCGGTCTCGGAGGGGCAGGGAGCGTCCCGGAGTGTCTCGCAGTGGCGGCCAAAAACGGACGTGTGGACACGAAAAAACCTGGTTTCCCAGGGGGTTTCGTCGCAGTTCTTCACTGCTTGAGCGGAGAGGGCGGGATTCGAACCCGCGGTGGGGTTTTACCCCCACGCCGCTTTAGCAAAGCGGTGTGCCGATTCTAAATTGACTGGCAATTCCAGCGTTTCTGCGGCATTCACTCATCTCGGAGCAGCACCGGGAGCAGCCGCCGACCCAGACCTCGCTCTCGTCGTTACGGCTTGGCCCGACATGCCGGACCCCATCCGCCGCGCCATTCTCGCTCTCGTCGCCACGACAACCGAATCACCGAAAGGACCGCGGTAACGTCCGCCGAGCGGGGCAGTGGTGCGGAACGTAGTACACGCCGGGAGTGAACAATGGGCTGGGAGGTGCGCCACGGCGGGCGTCGGTACCTGTACCGCAACCGCCGCGTCAACGGGAAGCCGGTCAAGGAGTACCTCGGTGCCGATGACCGGTTCGGAACGGGTGTACTACTCGCACACGCACTGGAGCGGCTCCAGAATCGCGCGGCCGACCTGCGCCGGCTGTCCCGGGAGGCCGGTGCCGCGTTCCGGGAACGAATCGACGCCCTGATCGCTGCGACCGAGGCCGCGAATGCCGACCTCCGCACACTGGCGGACGGAACGCTTTACGCGCTGGGGTACCACAAGCACAACCGGGGGGAATGGCGAATGACGCGCGAACTCATGCACCTGAGAAGTGCGATCGAGAAGTTGAAACACGACACCGCGGAGCCGAAGCCGCTCGTCCGGTACGAGGCGCCCGCCAGCGACACCGAAGCGGTCGAGTTGTTCGCGCGGGCTCGGGCCGGGGACACCGAGGCCAAGAAGTGCGTCGGCGCACACCTGCGCGAGCGCCAGTGGGTGGACTCGTTCGGGAACCTCGGGCGTCAGGCGACCCGGCAACTGATCCGCCGGGCCTCGGGCGGAGATCCCGTGTGGGAGGCCGGGATCACCGAGAAGGTCAGTGCCATGCGCGCCGAGTTGTTGGGCGCGACCCCGACCGTGTTGGAGGAACTGCTGGTGCGCCGCGTGGTCAACGGATGGATCGCGACGCACACGCTGGAGCTGGAACTCACGGTTCGCCCGCCGGCGAATGCGAAGGAGTGCGAGTACCTGGACCGCGCCCTGGGCCGCGCACAGAAGCGGTTCGCCGAGGCCGTGCGCGAGTTGGCCCGGGTCCGTCGGCTCCGTGCCCCGGCGATCCTCGCGCAACTGAACGTCGCCACGACCCAAACGGTGGTGAATCATGCGCCGGATGCGCGCGGGTGAGTGATCCGCGCTCGATTCTCGGGGTTTCGACACGGTAACGGAGTGCGTTTGGGCCTTTCGGGAGCAAGACGACGCACACAATCGCACCCCGTGGAATCGACGGAACCTGCATGCTGAATTGGACTTGGTGGCGGCGCGGGGCGATGGATTGGTGCTCAGCCCGCAATTGATTTCGGAGAATCCGAGCACGAGCGGAGGGCGGGCGATGGGCGGAACGTTCAGCGGGTACCGCGGGTCGAAGAAGCGCGTGGTCGAGTCCTGCGACGCGCTCGATACCGCCGACCTCAAGCGCTGGGGGATGCTGGTTCGGGGAACGGACCGGGCCGGTGTTCTGGACTGGCGGCGCGGCGGTGAGGAGAAGCCGTCGTCCTCCGTCGCTTACGTGCTCGCGGCCGGAGCAGAAAACGGCGTGCTCCGGTTGCAGTACCAGATCGGCCCGCCCGCGGAGTCCCTCGATTACGCGATCCGGTTGGTGACGACGGGGTGCCACCTGGGTGGGGTGCGCTGGTGGTTTATATGCCCACTGGTGAGGGACGGTGTGGCATGCGGGCGCCGGGTCCGGAAGTTGTACCGGCGCGGGAAATACTTCGGGTGCCGGCACTGCCACAGCCTCGCGTACCGGAGCACTCAAGAGAGCGACAGTCGGGTGTACGCGGCTCTGCGGCGCGGGGCACACCTCCACGAGTTCGGGGACGTTCGCGGAATGTCGGTTTCGCAGCTCGGGCTCGCGCTCAAGGTGCTGACCGCCGGGCAGAAGCGCCTTGAGCGGTTCATCCGCCGGTGACTGAAATAGTGAATTATTGGGCGTTAATCGGGTGTGAAAATCGTGGGAGAGACGCCCACCGACACTCCAGCGGAAAAGAAGTGAGGTTCAGCGGAACTAGCCGCTCGGCAGTCCGCATTGTAAGACTGACGCTTGATGTATTAAGCGCGAGGCGACGCGATGCGAACGGGCGGCGGGAGGCGCGGACTAGCAGTTGTGACACTCATGTGTCATCTGCTTTCCGCGTTTGGCTTCCCGTTGCTTGGGTCGTCTCCGAAAAAGGGTGACGTTCCCTTCCCGTGCCAGTCTCGTCCGTGCGGGTGCCTCACGGCCGATGAGTGCTGGAAGGGCGACTGCTGTTGCTTCACCCTTGAGGAAAAGCTGCACTGGGCCGGGGAGAACGGCATTGTTCCGCCCGCTCACGTTCGTCCGCTGGTCGAGGCCCGCAAGGCGCGACCGGCGCCGCCCCTGAAAAAGAAGAAGTCGTGCTGTTCGGAAGCCGCATCCCCGCCCGAAGTACCCGGCGCGTGCGCGGCAGAAACTGTTGCCGATTGTTCTCAGTGCGCCGCCAAGCCCTCATCGAATTGCCGCGAACGAAAGGCGCCTAGCGAAGACCGCGCCTCCGGCGTTCGGTGGGTGATCGGCGTCCACGCCAAGAAGTGCCGGGGCGATGGCCCGGCGGGGTTGTTCCTGCTCGACCCCGGCATCGCCTCCGATCCGGCCCTGCCCGTCTTCCCCGAACCCGAACGCTCCGTTCACCCCGCCCCGCGTTCGGACCGCGCCGGCCCCACGTCCCACCGCCCGCCGACACCGCCACCGCGACCGTTCTAGCCCCATCAAACCGAACTCACACGCCACGAACCCCGCCGGGCCATCGTCCGTCGTCGGACCGGCGGTGCGTCCTCGCGCCGCCGCGTCCGCGGGCCGGTAATCGCACCCGCACCGCGTTCCCGCACGGACGCGGCCCGAGGTGCTTCCGCGCCCGTCCGTCGGCGTCCCGGGTTCCCGCGTCGTCACCGTGACCGTCCCGATCCGCCCGCGCGGCGCGTCGGGTCGATCTCCATGCGCACACGCATACGACAAAGCACGGAAATACACATGAACACCGCAAAACCGCAGGACTATTTCCCCGACCGCCGACAGGCGCTGCGCGAGCTCGCGCTGGCTTCGTCACTCGGCGCGCTGCTCACCCACGAGGTGCTTTGGCCCGACCGGGGCGCTCTGGCCGCCGACCCGAAGGCGCCGGCCGGTGACTGGGGCACCGTCAAGGGTCGGATCGTCTGGGACGACTCGGCCAAGCTGCCCGAAGTGCGGGAGGTGGATTTCGAGAAGGCAAAGGTGGGGGGCGACGACCTCAAGTTCTTCACCTCAAAGGGCAAGGTGTCTTACGAGGACTGGATCATCGACCCCAAATCGAAGGCCCTCCAACACGTCTTCGTCTGGCTCCGCCCGGACTCCACCGACCGGAACCCGGACCCGCTCCCGGTTCACGCCGATCTCAAGG
The Gemmata palustris DNA segment above includes these coding regions:
- a CDS encoding CheR family methyltransferase, whose amino-acid sequence is MLPLPQVTFDRLAQLIYGLCGLVLTNDKAYLIHHRLEPIVTQSGLRDYDELCDRLRSPTLSPLHEQVIEAITTHETSFFRDGQSFEALRQVLLPELVEAAGQRKRALGVRPHGRIWCAGASTGEEAYSVAILLDELVQGRPRRDLGLGDFAFLATDISPGVLDVARAGVYSDRNVARVRSPYLRRYFKQQLNDWQVVEPLRRFIDFRRANLLDGTPSAGLFDLVLCRNVLIYFDEETRRRICRRFHAVVRPGGALVLGAAENLYGVSEGFTSEQHGSAFFYRKGVSD
- the cheB gene encoding chemotaxis-specific protein-glutamate methyltransferase CheB, which codes for MSLPVRVLIVDDSRIYRAAIEEALTGQDGIVVCGSVWSGPKALEHVRAQPPDLVTLDVEMPGMNGLDALQAIQAFNATRPGQPEVGVIMVSAYTSRGAEATLQALQAGAFDFIEKPKEASHAQNVQSLRQQLTGKIRAFQQRHRRNGSQPVAVPPRPAAPPRRAVRAVVVAVSTGGPRALSQLVTELDPQLDQPVFIVQHIPPEFTKPLAESLARQSGRRVVEGVQGDLVQPRTIYIAPGGQHMLLRTVREGVRIVLNQQPPENGFRPSANVLFRSAPLAYGGDVVAVVLTGMGNDGSEGIEPIKRAGGLVLVQDEASSVVWGMPGSAVATGHVDEVLPLNQIAARINSLCKKRSP